The DNA region CAGCACTCCCACGGCGGGTGCTGCACGTGGTACTCGATGGTGCGGCCGCGCCCCCGGGAGTAGCCCCAATAGTGCTCAGTGATGAACTCGCCCAGCGACCCCGCCGCCGGGCGCGTCGGCCCCGGCCGGGCGGCGGCGCAGAACCGGTTACGGAGCCCCTCGCCCCACGCGTACGCCGGGCGGCCCTCGTCTCGGCCGTGATCCATCCGCATCCGCACGTAGTTCTCTGCGAACAGCGCGTTGGCGACCAGCGGGATCGCCCGGCTCGGCACGATCTCTCGGATGAACGTCACCGCGCGCTTCGATCGGTCGGCGTCTGGGCTCACGTAGAACCGCAGGTTCACCTCTTCGAACGAGCGGTGCAGCAGCGCCGGGACGCCAAGCACCCGCGTGTCGCGGAACAAGAAGGCGACCAGGCTGACGTACACCCGCCCCTCAAACGCGTCGAGCGAGGTCCCCGCCGGCACGTGCGGCAGCAACGCTTCGGGCGCGACGGCGTAGCTGGCGAACAGCAGGTGCTCCCAACGCGCGGAAAGAAAGTTCATCGGGAGACTCGTGGGTAGGCCGTAGGACGGACGATCCGCGCCACCGGTGCAGCAGGGGAGGCGGGGTCTGCTGTACTCGACTACGGCTGCTTGATCGGCTCGGCCTTCACGTACAGGTGCTCCGGCGCCTGGGCGTAATACTTGAACATGGCCGGGCAGATCCAGCCCTCCATCGGCGGGTCGTCGATGGAGTAGTAGTTCCCCTCCGAATCGCCCCGCAGCCAGGTCAGTTCTTTCTGATGCCCGGGGAACGGCCGGGCGCTAAACAGCAGGCGGAACCCCTGCTCTGCATCCGGGATGTCCTTCACCAACACGTCGATCATCTCCGGCACCCCGGCCACAAACGGCTCGCGCACCAGCCCCGCCGACGCGTCGTCGAACACCCAGGTCCCCTGATATCGGTACGGCGCGATCACCATGATGGCGTTCGCCCGGGCGCTGGGCCGCGACCCGGGGAGCAGCCCGTAGCGCCACGCAACACCGCCGGCGACGAGGACCAGCGCGGCGGCGACGAGCGCGAGGCGTAGCGCGCGCGGCTCGGGGCGGGGTGGGGTTGGAGGGGCGTCGTCGGGCATGGTTGTCGCCGTGGTCTGGGATCCCGGATTGCAGGGCCAGTAGGATGGGGCGTCCGCGCCAACTGCGCCCATCATGCTGCTTGCCTACCGCCGATAGATGGGCTCCCGCCGCGTGGGCGACCCATCCTACAATCTTACGCTACGCCGCTCGTGCGGGCGACGCGTCACGCCGGCGCCTCAACCGCTGACGAACAACGCCTCGCGCCACACCCAGTGCATGCTCGCCACCGCGACCACGTTCCAGGCGATCAGCACCCACTTCAGCGCGCGGTCGGAGAGCACCCGCTCGCCGCGGAACAAGAAGTCGGCGAAGAACCCGGCCGCGGCCGCGGCGAGGAAGCCCGCCACCAGGCGGCTGTCGAACCACGCGGTCATGATCGCGGCCTCGGCCGCCAGCAGCGCGGCGACTACCAGCTTCGTCCGGCGTACGCCGATCGCCACCGCGGTGGTGCGTCGGCCGGCGAGGCGGTCGGGCTCGATGTCGGTGATCTCGTTCAGCAGGTGCGCGTGCATGGCGAACAGGGCGCCGAACACGAGCGCGGGCCAGCCGAGTTGCGGCGCGTCGTTCAGCCAACTGCTGAGCACGAACACCAGCAGGTAGCCCGCCTGGTTCAGCACGTCGAGCACCGGCAGCCCCTTCAGGCCCAGCGTGTTGTACGCCGCGTTCACCGCCAGGCACACCGCGACCCACAGCAAGAACTTGGGTCCGACGGCCAGCAGCATCAGCGCCCAAAACGGCGCCTGCACCGCCGCGATCCGCAGCGGCAGCTTCCGCAGCTCGCGCCGCGGCAGCCGGGCGCCGAACAGCAGGTTCCCCTTGCGGGGGTTGAGGCGGTCGGTCTGGTGGTCGGCCAGGTCGTTCCAGCCGTACAGCAGGTACGCCAGCGGGAACATCACGTACACGGCGCCGAGCCAGAAGGTCCACTCATCCAGCACCCGCCGCCCCCCCAACGGCAGCAGGTAGAACCACAACTGCGTCGCCCACAGGCCAGGCCGCGCGACCAGCAGCGTGTTCCAGAGCTCGCGACGGAGGGAGAGCCGCGGCGGATCGTGGGAGGGCAGGGGGTCAGTCATGTAGGGCAGGCCCCGCCTGCCGCGTGGCTGGGGTTAGCATAATCTCCGCTCCGCGGCAGCCGGGCCCCGCCCTGCTACTGCGCCAAGCGCTCCGCCACCCGCTTCCACCCCAGGCTCTTCGCCAACTGCAGCGGCGTCAGGCCGTTGGCGGCCTGGGCGTTGTGGTCGGCGCCGTGTTTCAGGCAGACGTCGACCCCGTCCCACGAGCCGGCCAGCGCCAACTGGTGCAGCAAGGGAAACCCCTCGTCGTCCGGTTCGCCGAGCATCTCCGGGGATTCGCCCAGCGCTTGATCGAGCGACTCGCGCATGTTGACCGACATCGGGTGCTCGGCCGCGGCGACCGCGGCGTAGTCCTGCGGCGCCTGTTTTGACGGGCCGAACCGCGACAGAAACCCCTTCGCCTTGGCGGGCGCCTGAGCGATGTACTCCGGCGGCACCAGCAGCACGACGCCGGGGTCGCCGAAGTCGAAGCCCCACGCGCGGTCGTGCTGCTTGCGCTCGCCGCTGTCCATCCGCGAACGCATCAGGTCGACGGTGAACCCCCCGTACACGCTGCCCGAGGCCACGTACATCCAATCACAAATCTGCCGCCCCGCGATCGTGACCCGGTCCCCTTCGCTGACGGACGTGAGCGATTGCGGAGAATTGATCAGCGTCCCCTGCAGGGTGCGGCCGTCGAACCGCACGTCCAACAGCCACATGTGCTCGGCCGAGAGCCCATCGGGGTTGCGGGCCCGGACCTCGGGGGGGTCGGTAAAGGTCGCCTTCACCGCGGCCAGCTCCAGCCCGGGGACAATCCGCCGGCCCTCCCACGCTAACTCGCGCCAGAAGTAGCGGAACGTCTCCCGCGCCTTCGCGGCGGCCAACTGCATCTCGGGGTCGTCGGCGGGGAGTGAAAAGACGGGCGAGTCTTGGCTGCTCATGATGCCTGCGGGGTCACGAGGTGTTGGGGGGGATCGTCTGTGCTGGATGGCCGGCGCCGCGGTCATGGGGCCAATCCTAATCGATCGGCGCGGCGACGACGAATAACTCCCTACGGCGATCACCGGTCCTTGCCAGCGGACTTACCTACCGAACGTCACTGCCCGTCAGCTTGAAATATTGCTTTGTTTGCCCCGGCCGGCGCATTCTTTTGACTACACTGGTCCGTTGCCCACTTAATCCCCGGTGCCGAGCAGCACCGCGTGAACGAAACGAACCCCTACCAGTCGCCCGAATCTGTCGAAGAAGTGACCAGCCCACTAAGGGACGAGGAGGTACCTTCCGGGATCGGCGGGTGGTTGATCCTGCCCACCATTGGTGTCGTGCTTTCTCCGATCAGCCTGTTGGTCGACACGGCGCACATGTTCCGACTGTTCACGGACGGCACTTGGGAGGCCTGTACTACGCCGGGGTCGGAGGACTACCTGCCGTTTTGGGGATCGTTGCTGATCTTCGAGATGGTCGACAACCTTGTGTTCGCAGCGGCCTTCACCTTCTTGGCGGTCTTGCTATTCCGCAAGTCGCGCTACTTTCCAATGGCGTACATCGGGATCGCGCTGGCCAGCCTGGGGCTGATCCTACTCGACGCCTGGCTAGTATCGCTGGTCGTCCCCAACCAACGCATGTTCGATCACCAGGAGCTCGGCGGAGCGCTGGTCGGCGCAGCGATCTGGGTTCCTTACATGCTGATCTCGAATCGCGTGAAGAACACATTCGTGTGACGCTGTAGCTCGGCGGACTATTGTCCGTCGCTCGGGAGAAACGCATAGCCCGTTGGGGGCCCTCCTACCGCACCACCAACCACGCGACATACCCCCCATACCCCGCCAGCAGCAACGCCCCCTCCCACCGCGCGATCTGCCGGCCAGTGGCGGCCAGGGGCAGCAGGGCGGCGCTCAGGGCGACCGTCACCAGCAGGTCCCCCAGGCCGTAGGCGGGGATGTCCATCGGCTTGGCGAGCGCGCTAATCCCGAGGATGAAGCCCGTGTTGAAGATATTGCTGCCGACGATGTTGCCGATCGCTAGGTCGGACTGGTTGCGTCGGGCCGCGGCCAGCGAGGCGGCCAGCTCCGGCAGGCTGGTGCCGACGGCCACTAGCGTGAGCGAGACGATCACCTCGGGGACGCCGAGCTGGCCGGCCAGATCGACCGCGCCGCTGACGGTCGCCTGGCCGCCGCCGATGAGCGCGGCCAGACCGCCGATCAGGTAGGCCAGCGTCCAGCCCCAGCCGAGCGGGGTAATCTCGTCGGTCGATTGGTTCCCCGCGGCGATCGATTCTGAAATGAGGTAGAAGAGGAACACGCTGAAGAACAGCAGCAGCACCACGCCGTCCGCGGGGCCCCACTGGTCGGGCCCGGCGGCGCCGAACCACTGGTCGGCGGCCAGCACCAACGCGGCGATCGCGATCAGCGTCATCATCGGGATCTCGCGGACCACCACGCTCCGGCTAACCGACTGCGGCTTGTACAGCGAGATCGCGCCCAGCAGCAGCGCCACGTTGGCGATGTTCGATCCGATCACGTTGCCGAAGCCGACGGAGGTGGCGTCGCTGGCGGCCGCGATCAGGTTCACTACCAGCTCGGGGGCGCTGGTGCCGAACGCCACCACGGTCAGCCCGATCACCAGCGGCGGCACCCCCAGCCGGTCGGCCAGGGCCACGGCGCCGCGGACGATCCACTCACCCCCGGCGACCAGCAACGCGAGGCCGAGGACAAGAAGCAGCAGGGGGGCGAGCATCGGGGGGCTTGGTGTTCGAGGGGGCAGGTGTGGCAGTGGTAGCGGGGTGCGCGCAGATTATCAGCGGGCGAACTCGCCACCAAGCGCCGGAGGCCCCGGCGGCGGCGCGATCCTGAGACTTGGGCCCTCGTTCCCGGATCGAACCACACGCTAGCTTTGTCGGCTCCTGACCCCGCGGCGGCTAGAAATCGTTGTCGACGCCGGCGGGCCGGTCGCCGAAGATTGGGGGGACAGGTCTGCTCGATCCGCGCCTAAACCCGGTCCTAGACGCCGATGAAGAACCCAACCGGCGAGCCCCCGGGCAGGCCGCGGGCGCTGACGCCGCAGCAGCACGCAGAACTGGCCCGCTGCGTGGCGCTGGGCATGACGCTGGCGGAGGCGGCCGCGCAGGTGGGCTGCTCGGAGCGGACCGTGCAAAGGGCGCGGCGACGCGACGCGTGGCTGGAGCGGTTGCTCCTGGCCGCGCGTCATGTGCGGCGCGAGCGGCGGACGAGGCTGACGCGGCGCGACGGCTGAGGGGCCCTCGCTAGAAGCTGTGCGCCAGTCCCATGGGGGCGCCGGCCAGCTCTGGCTTGCGGACCTTTACCTGCACGGGGCAGCCCTGCTTGGGGCGGATCGCCAGGTCGCGGGCCGCCTCCAGCGAGAGCGAGCCGGGGTCGGCCTGGAAGTCGCACCGCGACAGCAGCGTGGCGAGCACCATCGTCATCTGGGCCATCGCCATCCGCTCGCCGATGCAGGCGTGCGGGCCGTGGCCGAAGGGGAAGTAGGCGCCCGCGGGGATCTCGTCGATCCGCTCGGGGCTGAAGCGCTCCGGGTCGAAGCGTTCGGGGTCTGGGAAGAACCGCGGGTCGCGCTGGGTGACGTAGGGAGACATCACCACCCAGCCGCCTCGCTTGACCTGGAACTCGCCCAGCGCGGTGTCTTGGGTCACCTCGCGGGTGAACAGCACCCAGGCGGCGGGGATCAGCCGCAGCGATTCCTGCAGCACCTGCTTGGTGTAGGCAAGCCGCGGCAGGTCGGCCGGTTCGGGGGAGCGTTGGCCGACGACGTCGCGGACCTCTTGCTTGAGCCGGTCGTAGACCTCGGGGCGCGAGAGGGCCAGCACCCAGAACCACGCCAGCGCGCCGGAGACCGAATGGTTGCCGGCGATCATCATTGTCACCGCCTGGTCGCGGACCATCTTGTCGAGCACGTGCGCGGGGGCGCCCGCGGCCTGGGCCTCTGCCGTGACGCTCAGCAGCAGCGAGAGCAGGTCTTCGCGTGCGTTGGGGTCGGCGCGGCGGCGGGCGATGGCGCGCCCGACGAAGCGGTCGATCGTGGCGAGCGCCTCGGCGCGGCGGCGGGTGCGGCGGGGGATCATCCAGGCGGGGAGGCGGACCGGTTCCTCGATCTCTTTCATAAAGATCTCGGCGCCGGCGCGGACCGCCTGGGCCAGCTCGTCTGCCTCGGGGCCGGGGTCGATCCCCAGGGTCGAGGCGATCGAGACGCTCATCGAGAGCTCCGTCACGGCGTCGGCCAGGTCGACGCGGGTCGACTCGCCCCAGCCGGCGATCATCTGCTCGGTGGTCTCGACGGCCTGCTGGGCGTAGCCCTCCATGGAGTCTGCGCGCAGAGCGCGTTGGATCAGCCGGCGGTCGTCGAACCAACGCTTGCCGCCGCTGGTCAAGAGGCCGTCCCCCAGCACGGGGCGGATGACGCGCATCTGCCACTCGCTCTTGACGAACTTTTCTTTCTGGCGGACCAGCACCTCGTGGATCAACTCTGGGCTGTTCACCAGGTAGACGCGCTGGGTGAGCAGCAGGAAGGTGCTGAGGTCGCCGTATTTGTGCGCAATGCGGCTGAGGTAGCGGACGGGGTCGCGACGCATCGCGGCGAGATGACGCCACGTGAGACCGACGGCCGCGGAGTAGTTCCGCGGTCCCGGGGGGGTCTTGAGCCCCGGAGCAGATTGAAGAGCTTTCACGGTGCAGATCGAGGTGAACGTGGGGCTGCCATCCCTAGCCGATGGCGCTCCGTCGCCTCCGGGCGCTACCATACTGAAAGCTTGCGCGATTCGCAAGAAAAATCCGAGACAATTCCCGTTTGCCGGAGTTGCGGCCGCGGCGCCTAGTCGCGTAGCTGGAACAGCCGGCTCAGCGCCGCCAACAGCCCGTGGGGAGAGCCCCCCTGCGATTCGTCGCGCAGCGACTCCATCGGCGGGTGGAGCATCTTGTTGACCAGCCGGTCGGCGAAGCGCTGCACCTCTTCCCGTTGACGCTGGTCCAGCTCGGGGAGCTTGTTGAACAGCCGCTGGAGCTCTGTCTGCTTGGGCGCCTCGAGCCCCGCACGAAGCCGGGCGATGACCGGCGCGCTGACGCGGTGGCGCGCCTCGGCGAAGAACCGCTGCTGTTCTTCGGCCACGATCCGCTCGGCGGCGGGGAGCTCGCGTTCCCGCTGCTGGCGGTTGCGGGCGCAGGCCTGCTGGAGGTCGTCGATGGAGTAGAGGTAGGCGCCCAACTGGTCGCCGATGGCGGGGTCGAAGTCGCGCGGGATGGCCAGGTCCAAGACGAACAGCGGCCGCTGCTTGCGGCCCGGCGCCACGCGGTTGCGGAAGGCGTCTAGCGACACGATCGGCCGGCTGGCGCCGGTGGTGCTGACCACGATGTCGGCGCGGACCAGCTCGTCGAACAACGCGTCCCACGGGCGGGCCTCGCCGCCCCACGCGGCGGCCAGCTCGCCGGCGTGCTGGGGGTTGCGGTTGACGATCGCCGGCCGGCGGGCGCCGGCGTCGGTGAGGTAGCGGAGCGTCTCGTCGGCCATCTCGCCGGCGCCGATCACCAACACGCGTTTGTCGTCGAAGCGCTCGAAGATCTGCTTGCCGAAGTCGGAGATCGCGACGCTGGCGATGCTGATGCGGTAGCGGTGCACCTGGGTCTCCGACGCCACGCGCTTGGCCGTGCGAAGCGCGGCCTGGAAGCAGTCGTGCGAGAGGGGGCCCGCGGAGCCGAGCTCGGTCGCCAGCTCGTACGCCTGACGCACCTGGGAGGTGATCTGCGGCTCGCCCAGCACCATGCTGTCGAGGCTCGACGCGACGCGGAACAGGTGGCTCACGGCCTGCTCGTCCTTGAGCGTCACCAACTGCCGGCCGACCTCTTCGACCGAGGCGTGCCGGGCGTCGGCCAGCCGGCGGGTGAGCAGGCGCGTGCAGGGGGGCAGCTCGCTGTGGGGCGAGGCGGCGTACAGCTCGACCCGGTTGCAGGTGCTCAGCAGCACCGCCTCGATGCCGGGGTGGTGCGTGCGCCAATCGGCCAGGAGCGCGGAGGCCTCGTCACGGCTGAACGCCAGGCGCTCGCGCACCGAGGCGTCGGCGCCGTGGTGCGAGCAGCCGACCATGCGGAGCTTCATGGCGTCGCCCCCTCGGCGGCCTGGCCGTCGGCCTGGGGCTCGGCCGCCGGCGGGCGCGCGTCGTCGCGGCTCCCGCCGTGCGCGGATTCGATCAGCGTTACCGAGGCGATCGCGATCAGCAAGAATCCGAACGAGGCGAGCGTCAGGTAGGCGACCTTGCGGCCGCGCCGCGCCGCGGGGTAGACGATGCGGAACGCCTCGGCCGCCAGCAGCCAGACCAGCATCGCCGCCAGGCTGAGGGTGACGGGGCTCCGCCAGTCGACGGCGCCCTGCTTGAGCCGCTGCAGCACCAGGCCCGAGCCGAACCCGCCGGCCACCAGCATCGCCGAGGCGCCCAGGGCGTGGGCGTTGATCCGCTGGAGGGTCTCGAGGCTGGGGAGGCGGAACTCACGCGTCGGCAGCAGCTTGTGCTTGAGCCGCCAGCTCTGCACCAGGTACATCAGCCCCGCAAGAAAGCCCAGGCAGACCGTCACGGTCGCCAGCAGCAGCAGCCAGCCGTGCACCTGGGCCCACAGGTCGTAGGCGCGGTTGGGGGCGAACGGCCGGTCGCTGGCGCCCAGCGAGAAGCCGATCAGCCCCAGCACCACCGGCAGCAAGAACAGCCCGGTGGCCGCACGCGGCGCCATCAGCGTCGCCGCCAGCGAGACGGCCGCCAGCACGAGCGCGGCGATCAGGCACCACTCCGCGGGGCTCGACAGCGGCGACGCCTGGGCGCCGGCGCGCAGCCCGAGGTAGGCGACGTGGGCAAAGATGCCGGCCGCGGTAAACGCCAGCATCAGGCCGCGCCGCCACGGGGTCTGCTTCAGCAGGCTCGCGGCCTCGAGCACGAGCGCAACGCCGTAGCTGGCGGCGAAGCACGTGACGGTGATGTTGGCGAGGTTCATGCGGCAACGGTCGAGGCAAACAATAGAACGCGGATGAACGCGGATGACGAGGATTCACGAAAGATAAAGGTGTCGCGACCGGCGACAATCCGTTTTATCGTTGAGGATCCGTGTCCCAGTCGTCGGCCCGCACTATCCCTTGCCATTGGCCCCCGCGTCCGTCTCTAGCCCGTAGTCTTTCAGCTTCTTGTGCAGCGTGTTGCGGTTGATCCCCAGCCGCTGGGCGGCCTGGATCTGGACGCCGCCGCAGCGCTCCAGCACCTGGGCGATGACTTCCTTCTCTACGCGGTCGACGATCCGGCTGTGCAGGTCGTTGTCGTTCTCCTCGGCCCGCGACAGGCCGGTCTGCACCAGTTGCTCCGCGAGCGACTCGAAGTCGAACCGCCGGAACGCCCCGCCGTGCGGCTCCGCCTCGCCGCGCACCACGCCGGGCAGCAGCTCGTAGGTCAGCTCGTCGCCGTGGGCCATCACCACGGCCCGTTCGACGTAGTTCTGCAGCTCGCGGACGTTCCCCGGCCAGTGGTACTCCTGCAGGGCCTCCATCGCCCGTGGCTCGATGTGCACCACGTAGCGGTCGTTCTCTTCATTGTAGACGCCCAGGAAATGAGCGACGAGCTGCGGGATGTCCTCCCGCCGGTCGCGCAGCGGCGGCAGGTAGATGGGCGCCACGTTCAGACGGTAGTAGAGGTCTTCGCGGAATCGGCCCTCGCCCGCTTCTTCTAGCAGGTCGCGGTTGCTGGCGGCCACCACGCGTGTGTCGACCCGGATGGTCTGCGTGTCTCCCACCCGCTCGAACTCACGCTCCTGCAGCACCCGCAGCAGCTTGACCTGAAGGTGCGGCGACGTGCTGTTGATCTCGTCTAAGAAGATGGTGCCGGTGTGGGCCGCCTCGAACCGCCCGATGCGGTTGTCGATGGCGCCGGTGAACGCGCCGCGGACGTGGCCGAACAGCTCGCTCTCCAGCAGGCTCTCGCTGAGGGCGCCGCAGTTGACCCGCACAAAGGGGCGTTTGCGGCGGTCGCTGAGCTCGTGGATGGCGCGGGCGATCAGCTCCTTGCCGGCGCCCGTCTCGCCCAGCAACAACACCGACGCCCGGCTACGCGCCACCTGCCGCGTGATGCGGTACACGCCGCACATGGCCGGCCCCGACCCGATAATGCCGGGCAGCGGCGCGTCGGGTGATTGTGGGTTGAGCTGAGTCATGAACGCCACGGGTCTCACGAACGGAGTTGGCCACAAAAAGGCACAAAAAAGCACAAGAAAGGTATGTCACAGAACATGGGTTCTACGGGCCTTAAGACAGATAGGGTGTAAAGAAGCGGAGCGCATCGCACCGGCGGGGGAAGTGTGAGCGTTGCGGTTGGTGCGGAATTGCGGTGCGATTCCGCTGCGCTCCATCGCACCCTACTTAACTTCTCAACCTCTCTTCTTTGTGCTTTTTCGTGCCTTTTCGTGGCAATCGTCGTCCGTCATTCTGCGTCAACTTGCGGCCGCTTCTCGCTGTCGGGCTGGCGGCGCTCCAGCGCGTCGAGCACGCGGCCGAGCACCTGTTGGGTTTCGGCGTCGGCCGACTCGCTGGCGTTGTAGCGGTCGTACTGGGTCAGCAACTCATTGGAATCGAGCAGGATGCCGTGGGCGGCGATGTTCTCTGCGAGCGCCTCGGCGGCGGCGCGGCGGTCGGCGATGGGGAGCGACGCGGCGTTGACGTAGTCGATTAGCATCCGCTGCGCCTCGGGGGCGCCGGTCACCGCCAGCGGCTTGATGGCCTCGCTGGGGGGGAGCGAGGCGAGCAGCGCCGCTACTTCCAGCGCCTTGCCGGCCAGGTTGTAGAACTGCGGGCCAGAAGTAATCAGGCCGGTGAGCCAGTCGCGCGCCTTGGCGGCGCGGTCGTCGCGGACCTGCATGTCGTCCATGCCGGGGGTGAACCCACGCAGCCGGGCGACGATCGCCTCGACCGCGGCGGGGGTTTGCGGGCGAGGGAAAGCGACGACGCGGCTGTGCTCGCTGGCGATCTTCTTTGCCTCATCGAGGCGCCCCTCGGAGGCCAATAGCGCGATGGGGAGCTCGCCCCCGCCGGGGCCGCGGCGGATCTGGAACAGCGTTTCGCGGACCCCCGGCAGCAAGATCGCCAGGTCGACGAAGGCCATCTCGACGTTCGGCCCCGCGGCCAGGTCGATCGCGCGGTCGCCGCGATTGGTCGGCATGCCGTCGACCTGCTGGCCGTTGAGCAGCCCCGCCAGGGTGGAGGAGCGTTGCTGGTTGGGCATCGCCACCACGGCCGAGGGGGTTCCCCCCCCCGCGGCGAAGTCGATCACCGCGTCGATCAGCCGGTTTGAGCCGGCGTAGGGGCTCTGCGGGTTGATCGCCATGATGGCCGAGAGCGCGGCGAAGCGGACCGATCGGCTCGGCGAGCTAAGCGCCCGCGACAGCGCCGAGGGGAGCCCTCCGCCGCTGTGCAGCGCGGCGACGTCTTTCCGCTCGCCCAGCAGCTCGCACAGCCTGCGGGCCGCGCCGTGGCGGGCGCCGGCCAGCGCGCAGGCGAGGCCCTGGGAGAGGTCGTAGGTGGGCAGCTTATCGGCCTCAAGTTCCTTGTAGGGCGCCGCGTCGACGCCGTGCGACTTGAGCAGCGCGACGCGCTCCAGGTCGAACACCACGGCGTCGATCCGCTTGGCCTCGCTCTGCGGCGCAAGCCGCCAGCGGTCGCGCGCGAGCCAGGCAGAGAACACCACGCCGGCGTCGTGCAGCGGCACGTCGACCCGCTGCGCCCCTTTCTGGTCCCACACCCACAGGGCGACCTGCCCGTTCGCGTTGGGACGCATGACCGGCACGCCGGCCGCAATTTGCTTGAGCTCCTTCGAGATCACGGCGTCTGCCGAGGCGGTGCTGGGGAGTGTGTCGGTGAGCTCCTGCAGCGACCAGCGGGCGGCCTTGGCTTCGGCGCTGTCGTACGGCGCCACGACGGCCGGCGCTACCAGCAGCGCCACGGCCTGCGGCGCGCCGGCCTGCCCCAACGCGTAGGCGGCCTGGGTGCGCACCGCGGGGTTGTCCGACTGCAGCGCCGCGTAGAGCGCGGGGGTCGACTCCGGCGCCAGCCGCACCAGCGCCTCGCGGATGCGGTTACGCTGCTCGTCGTCTTGGGCCGTGGCCAGTGCGGCCACAAAGTACGCGACGCCCGCCTCGCCGGTCTGGCCGATCTCTTCCAAAGCGGCGCCCACACGGGCCGGATCGCTCAGCAGCTTTGTGAGCTCCGCCAGCCGCTCGGGGCTCGAGCGTACGGCCATCGACGCGTCGAGGCACGACTGCACGAACGGGGCGACCGTGGCGGGGAGCGCCGTCGATCGGCTCATCCGCAGCAGCACCGCCGAGCCAACGTGGTCAACCAGTTCCGCCTTGGCCGTGTCGTCGAGGTTCAGCGCGATGAGCTCTTCGAGGATCGGCCCGGCAAGGTCGGCCCGGCCGAGGTCCACCAGCGCGCCGGCCGCCTCGATGTAGTGCCGCGGCAGGGTCCGCGGCAGGTCGAGCGCCGCCTGAACCGCGGGGCTATTGGCGTTTGCCGCGGGTGTTTGAGCGTGGCAGGGTGAGCTGAGCATCGCCAGTGCGAGCAGAACCCCGAAGCCAGAGCGACTGGGCGTCCACGAAAGGCTCTCGCAGAGGCGCGGAGGCGCAGAGAAGTACGGAGAATGTTCAGTGCGCCTGGGCGCCCGTGCGCCTCCGCGAGAGTCTTGCTTGGTTTGCCGATTTCTTAGCATCTGGGCCTACTCCATCTTGAGCCGAGCTCGCCACGCGGCGGCTTGGCTGCGGACCATGTCTGGGTGGGTCGAACCGAGGCTGCGCATCGCCTCGATCGCGCGTTGGGCGCCGAGGACGTCGTAAACCGATTCATCAAGGTCGGCGTGCGCTTCTTGGAACGCGTCGAGCGGCAGCCCCGACAGCGGCACGCCGCGCTGCATCGCCGTGCGCACCAGCGTGCCGATCAGCTCGTGCGCCGTGCGTTGCGGCACCCCCCGGCTGATGAGGTGCTCCATCAGCGTGGTCGCGTCCAGGTAGCCCGCCTCGAGCCGGGCGGCGATCTGCTCGCGCCGCAGCTCGGCGCCGGCGACTAGCGGCGCGGCCAGCTCCAGGCAGCCGCGCACCGTGTCGACCGCGTCGAACAGCCGTTCTTTGTCTTCTTGCAGGTCGCGGTTGTAGGCCAGCGGCAGCCCCTTGGCGAGCACCAACAGGCTCTGCAGGGCGCCGATCACGCGGGCCGACTTGCCGCGGATGAGCTCCAGCACGTCTGGGTTGATCTTCTGCGGCATGATGCTGCTGCCGGTGCAGAACTGCTGCGGCGGCTTGAGGAAGCCGAACTCGGTGGTCGACCACAGCACCCATTCCTCCGCCCAGCCGCTCAGGTGCACCGCGATCAGCGACAGCGCGCTGGCCAGCTCG from Pirellulimonas nuda includes:
- a CDS encoding helix-turn-helix domain-containing protein — translated: MKNPTGEPPGRPRALTPQQHAELARCVALGMTLAEAAAQVGCSERTVQRARRRDAWLERLLLAARHVRRERRTRLTRRDG
- a CDS encoding DUF6717 family protein; amino-acid sequence: MPDDAPPTPPRPEPRALRLALVAAALVLVAGGVAWRYGLLPGSRPSARANAIMVIAPYRYQGTWVFDDASAGLVREPFVAGVPEMIDVLVKDIPDAEQGFRLLFSARPFPGHQKELTWLRGDSEGNYYSIDDPPMEGWICPAMFKYYAQAPEHLYVKAEPIKQP
- a CDS encoding calcium/sodium antiporter, encoding MLAPLLLLVLGLALLVAGGEWIVRGAVALADRLGVPPLVIGLTVVAFGTSAPELVVNLIAAASDATSVGFGNVIGSNIANVALLLGAISLYKPQSVSRSVVVREIPMMTLIAIAALVLAADQWFGAAGPDQWGPADGVVLLLFFSVFLFYLISESIAAGNQSTDEITPLGWGWTLAYLIGGLAALIGGGQATVSGAVDLAGQLGVPEVIVSLTLVAVGTSLPELAASLAAARRNQSDLAIGNIVGSNIFNTGFILGISALAKPMDIPAYGLGDLLVTVALSAALLPLAATGRQIARWEGALLLAGYGGYVAWLVVR
- a CDS encoding DUF2569 domain-containing protein, with amino-acid sequence MNETNPYQSPESVEEVTSPLRDEEVPSGIGGWLILPTIGVVLSPISLLVDTAHMFRLFTDGTWEACTTPGSEDYLPFWGSLLIFEMVDNLVFAAAFTFLAVLLFRKSRYFPMAYIGIALASLGLILLDAWLVSLVVPNQRMFDHQELGGALVGAAIWVPYMLISNRVKNTFV
- a CDS encoding DUF2314 domain-containing protein, translated to MSSQDSPVFSLPADDPEMQLAAAKARETFRYFWRELAWEGRRIVPGLELAAVKATFTDPPEVRARNPDGLSAEHMWLLDVRFDGRTLQGTLINSPQSLTSVSEGDRVTIAGRQICDWMYVASGSVYGGFTVDLMRSRMDSGERKQHDRAWGFDFGDPGVVLLVPPEYIAQAPAKAKGFLSRFGPSKQAPQDYAAVAAAEHPMSVNMRESLDQALGESPEMLGEPDDEGFPLLHQLALAGSWDGVDVCLKHGADHNAQAANGLTPLQLAKSLGWKRVAERLAQ
- a CDS encoding cytochrome P450 → MVAPGGDGAPSARDGSPTFTSICTVKALQSAPGLKTPPGPRNYSAAVGLTWRHLAAMRRDPVRYLSRIAHKYGDLSTFLLLTQRVYLVNSPELIHEVLVRQKEKFVKSEWQMRVIRPVLGDGLLTSGGKRWFDDRRLIQRALRADSMEGYAQQAVETTEQMIAGWGESTRVDLADAVTELSMSVSIASTLGIDPGPEADELAQAVRAGAEIFMKEIEEPVRLPAWMIPRRTRRRAEALATIDRFVGRAIARRRADPNAREDLLSLLLSVTAEAQAAGAPAHVLDKMVRDQAVTMMIAGNHSVSGALAWFWVLALSRPEVYDRLKQEVRDVVGQRSPEPADLPRLAYTKQVLQESLRLIPAAWVLFTREVTQDTALGEFQVKRGGWVVMSPYVTQRDPRFFPDPERFDPERFSPERIDEIPAGAYFPFGHGPHACIGERMAMAQMTMVLATLLSRCDFQADPGSLSLEAARDLAIRPKQGCPVQVKVRKPELAGAPMGLAHSF
- a CDS encoding UbiA family prenyltransferase — translated: MTDPLPSHDPPRLSLRRELWNTLLVARPGLWATQLWFYLLPLGGRRVLDEWTFWLGAVYVMFPLAYLLYGWNDLADHQTDRLNPRKGNLLFGARLPRRELRKLPLRIAAVQAPFWALMLLAVGPKFLLWVAVCLAVNAAYNTLGLKGLPVLDVLNQAGYLLVFVLSSWLNDAPQLGWPALVFGALFAMHAHLLNEITDIEPDRLAGRRTTAVAIGVRRTKLVVAALLAAEAAIMTAWFDSRLVAGFLAAAAAGFFADFLFRGERVLSDRALKWVLIAWNVVAVASMHWVWREALFVSG
- a CDS encoding YqjF family protein, whose product is MNFLSARWEHLLFASYAVAPEALLPHVPAGTSLDAFEGRVYVSLVAFLFRDTRVLGVPALLHRSFEEVNLRFYVSPDADRSKRAVTFIREIVPSRAIPLVANALFAENYVRMRMDHGRDEGRPAYAWGEGLRNRFCAAARPGPTRPAAGSLGEFITEHYWGYSRGRGRTIEYHVQHPPWECCDPAEYELDVDFGRSFGPAFASLTDRRPDSVLYAAGSAVRVSAPRRLARQSGSAEQVAGADL